One Lactobacillus crispatus DNA segment encodes these proteins:
- the groL gene encoding chaperonin GroEL (60 kDa chaperone family; promotes refolding of misfolded polypeptides especially under stressful conditions; forms two stacked rings of heptamers to form a barrel-shaped 14mer; ends can be capped by GroES; misfolded proteins enter the barrel where they are refolded when GroES binds) has protein sequence MAKDIKFSENARRSLLKGVNKLADTVKTTIGPKGRNVVLEQSYGNPDITNDGVTIAKSIELKDHYENMGAKLVAEAAQKTNDIAGDGTTTATVLTQAITNEGMKNVTAGANPVGIRRGIEKATEAAVNELHKISHKVESRDQIANVAAVSSSSKEVGNLIADAMEKVGHDGVITIEDSRGINTELSVVEGMQFDRGYLSQYMVTDNDKMEADLDNPYILITDKKISNIQDILPLLQEIVQQGKSLLIIADDVTGEALPTLVLNKIRGTFNVVAVKAPGFGDRRKAQLQDIAALTGGTVITDDLGLELKDTKIDQLGQARRVTVTKDSTTIVDGAGSKDAIQEREDSIRKQIEESTSDFDKKKLQERLAKLTGGVAVIHVGAATETELKERRYRIEDALNSTRAAVDEGYVAGGGTALVDVEKAINDLKADTADENTGIQIVLRALSAPVRQIAENAGKNGEVVLNHLLKQENEIGYNAATDTWENMVDAGIIDPTKVTRTALQNAASIAALLLTTEAVVAEIPEEKPANPAPQAGAPGMGM, from the coding sequence ATGGCAAAAGATATTAAATTCTCAGAAAATGCAAGACGTTCTCTTTTAAAGGGTGTTAATAAGTTAGCTGATACTGTTAAGACTACTATTGGTCCTAAGGGTAGAAACGTTGTTTTGGAACAAAGTTACGGCAACCCTGACATCACTAACGATGGTGTTACCATTGCAAAATCCATCGAGTTAAAGGACCACTACGAAAACATGGGTGCTAAACTTGTTGCTGAAGCTGCTCAAAAGACTAATGATATTGCTGGTGACGGTACTACTACCGCAACTGTTTTGACTCAAGCAATTACTAATGAAGGTATGAAGAACGTAACTGCTGGTGCTAACCCAGTTGGCATTCGTCGTGGTATTGAAAAAGCTACTGAAGCTGCTGTTAATGAATTGCACAAGATTAGCCACAAGGTTGAATCAAGAGACCAAATTGCTAACGTAGCTGCAGTTTCATCATCTTCAAAGGAAGTTGGTAACTTAATCGCTGACGCTATGGAAAAGGTTGGTCACGATGGCGTTATCACTATTGAAGATTCACGTGGTATCAATACTGAACTTTCAGTAGTTGAAGGTATGCAATTTGATCGTGGTTACTTATCACAATACATGGTAACTGACAACGATAAGATGGAAGCAGATCTTGATAATCCTTACATTTTGATCACTGACAAGAAGATCTCAAACATTCAAGATATCTTGCCACTTCTTCAAGAAATTGTTCAACAAGGTAAGTCATTATTGATCATTGCTGATGACGTTACTGGTGAAGCTCTTCCAACACTTGTATTGAACAAGATTCGTGGTACCTTCAACGTTGTAGCTGTTAAGGCTCCTGGCTTTGGTGACCGTCGTAAGGCTCAGTTACAAGATATTGCTGCTTTGACTGGTGGTACTGTGATTACTGATGACTTAGGTCTTGAATTAAAGGACACTAAGATTGATCAATTAGGTCAAGCTCGTCGTGTAACTGTAACCAAGGACTCAACTACTATTGTTGACGGTGCTGGTTCAAAGGATGCTATTCAAGAACGTGAAGATTCAATCAGAAAGCAAATTGAAGAATCAACTTCAGACTTTGACAAGAAGAAGCTTCAAGAACGTCTTGCTAAGTTAACTGGTGGTGTAGCTGTTATCCACGTAGGTGCTGCTACTGAAACCGAATTGAAGGAACGTCGTTACAGAATTGAAGACGCTTTGAACTCAACTCGTGCCGCTGTTGATGAAGGTTACGTTGCTGGTGGTGGTACTGCTTTAGTAGACGTTGAGAAGGCTATCAATGATCTTAAGGCTGATACTGCAGATGAAAATACTGGTATCCAAATCGTATTAAGAGCTTTGTCAGCACCAGTTCGTCAAATTGCTGAAAACGCAGGTAAGAATGGTGAAGTTGTTTTGAACCACTTACTCAAGCAAGAAAACGAAATTGGCTACAATGCTGCTACTGATACTTGGGAAAACATGGTAGATGCTGGTATCATTGACCCAACCAAGGTAACCAGAACCGCTTTGCAAAATGCTGCTTCAATTGCCGCTCTTCTGCTTACTACTGAAGCTGTTGTTGCAGAAATTCCTGAAGAAAAGCCAGCTAACCCAGCTCCACAAGCTGGTGCACCAGGAATGGGTATGTAA
- a CDS encoding IS982 family transposase, whose amino-acid sequence MNCLKLKRFSHHLQVSFKDLVIICRHWYRLYAPAEFTHRRNIDQIKTTDSLILALLIWQAKTGIESQRRFCECFNCLSHSRFNRRSRQLLQLIYQIRQEMNKKVDLNGHFLIIDSFPVPVCQPIRNYRAKIFRGYANIGYKATKKIYFYGFKVHAIVSDDGYILDYVVTKASVHDAKETVELMENAHPSNYYLLGDEGYLGKELHQQLKQMGYELWTPYRKNMTGAKKHNDHQLMAIRRTIESDFSLLTYYNAENNRARSLIGFQSRLEIAILAYNLAYCLERFN is encoded by the coding sequence TTGAACTGCCTTAAGCTTAAGCGTTTTAGCCACCATTTACAAGTTAGTTTTAAAGATTTAGTGATAATTTGTCGGCACTGGTATCGTTTGTATGCACCGGCTGAGTTTACTCATCGGCGAAATATTGATCAAATTAAAACTACGGACAGTCTGATTTTGGCTTTACTTATCTGGCAAGCTAAGACAGGAATTGAATCACAAAGAAGATTCTGTGAATGTTTCAATTGTTTATCACACTCACGTTTTAATCGGCGTTCACGTCAGCTATTGCAATTGATTTATCAGATACGGCAAGAAATGAATAAAAAGGTTGACCTGAATGGACATTTCTTGATCATTGACAGCTTTCCGGTACCTGTTTGCCAACCAATTCGCAACTATCGTGCTAAAATTTTTCGCGGTTATGCCAACATTGGTTATAAGGCCACCAAGAAAATTTACTTCTATGGTTTCAAAGTTCATGCCATTGTTAGCGATGACGGTTACATTCTTGATTATGTCGTAACAAAAGCATCAGTTCATGATGCCAAGGAGACAGTTGAACTGATGGAAAATGCACATCCATCTAATTACTATCTTCTTGGCGACGAAGGCTATTTAGGCAAAGAACTGCATCAACAGCTAAAACAAATGGGTTATGAACTTTGGACACCATATCGTAAAAATATGACAGGAGCTAAAAAGCACAATGATCATCAATTGATGGCTATTCGCAGAACAATTGAAAGCGACTTTTCGCTTCTGACCTATTACAATGCCGAGAACAATCGAGCACGTAGTCTGATAGGCTTTCAAAGCCGGTTGGAAATTGCAATTTTAGCTTATAATTTGGCTTATTGTCTAGAAAGATTTAACTAG
- a CDS encoding sucrose-specific PTS transporter subunit IIBC, protein MDHRKVAERVIKDVGRDNIIAGAHCATRLRLVLKDDSKVDQKALDNDPDVKGTFKTNGQYQVIIGPGDVNDVYDEFIKITGLKELSTDDLKKVAAEGKKKNPVMDFIKLLSDIFVPIIPALVAGGLLMALNNFLTSPGLFGPKSVVQMVPNVAGISSMIQVMSAAPFIFMPILVGMSAAKRFGANQFLGATIGMIMTTPGLLGANHFWDIFGLHVAQTNYQYQVIPVLVAVWVLSILEKYFHKHLPSAVDFTFTPLLSIMITGFLTFTIIGPVFKGVSDGITNAIVWLYDTTGAFGMGVFGLTYSAIVTTGLHQSFPAVETQLLAAFAKNPASSGDFIFVTACMANVAQGAATFAVYFLTKNKKMKGLASSSGVSALLGITEPALFGVNLKYKFPFFCALIGSGVAAAFAGLMHVTAAALGSAGFLGFLSIYPKTIPMWVVSVLISFAVAFILTYVYGKGHLKEEVAEQDVPVNDATDYAEETQKAEKLGKEQMALKDEVIASPVDGTPESLTKVNDQVFSAKLMGDGAAVIPSDGTIYSPVTGTVTIAYETKHAYGIKSNDGAEVLIHIGLDTVNLKGEHFESFVKQGQRVNKGDKLGTVDLDAVKKAGYDTTVMVVITNTANYANVSRITDAGDKHGDKLIAVTAHN, encoded by the coding sequence ATGGACCACAGAAAAGTGGCTGAACGAGTAATTAAAGACGTCGGCCGTGACAATATTATTGCCGGTGCCCACTGTGCTACTCGTCTGCGTTTAGTATTAAAAGATGATTCAAAAGTCGACCAAAAAGCATTGGATAATGATCCAGATGTTAAGGGTACTTTTAAAACCAATGGTCAATATCAAGTAATTATTGGGCCAGGGGATGTTAATGACGTTTATGATGAATTCATTAAAATCACTGGTTTGAAAGAATTATCAACCGATGATTTGAAGAAGGTTGCTGCAGAAGGTAAAAAGAAGAATCCAGTAATGGATTTCATTAAACTTTTGTCTGACATCTTTGTTCCAATCATTCCAGCCTTAGTTGCTGGTGGTTTGTTGATGGCTTTGAACAACTTCTTGACTTCACCAGGTCTGTTTGGACCAAAGTCAGTTGTTCAGATGGTACCGAATGTTGCTGGTATTTCAAGTATGATTCAAGTTATGTCAGCAGCTCCGTTTATTTTTATGCCAATTCTAGTCGGAATGTCGGCAGCTAAACGGTTCGGTGCTAACCAATTCTTGGGTGCTACAATCGGAATGATTATGACGACACCTGGACTCCTTGGTGCAAATCACTTCTGGGACATTTTTGGCTTGCATGTTGCGCAAACTAACTATCAATACCAGGTTATTCCAGTTTTAGTAGCTGTTTGGGTATTGTCAATTTTGGAAAAGTACTTCCACAAGCACTTGCCATCAGCTGTTGACTTTACCTTTACGCCACTTCTTTCAATTATGATTACTGGCTTTTTGACTTTTACAATTATTGGGCCAGTCTTCAAAGGCGTATCAGATGGTATTACCAATGCTATCGTTTGGCTATATGACACTACTGGTGCCTTTGGGATGGGTGTCTTTGGTCTTACCTATTCAGCTATTGTTACTACTGGGCTTCATCAAAGTTTTCCAGCGGTTGAAACTCAGCTTTTAGCAGCCTTTGCTAAGAATCCAGCCAGCTCTGGTGACTTTATCTTTGTTACCGCATGTATGGCTAACGTAGCTCAAGGTGCCGCAACTTTCGCTGTTTACTTCTTAACTAAGAACAAGAAGATGAAGGGCTTGGCTAGTTCATCAGGTGTTTCAGCACTTCTTGGTATTACTGAACCAGCACTTTTCGGTGTTAACTTGAAGTATAAATTCCCATTCTTCTGTGCTTTAATTGGTTCAGGTGTAGCTGCTGCTTTTGCGGGCTTGATGCATGTTACTGCAGCCGCTCTTGGTTCAGCTGGTTTCTTAGGCTTCCTTTCAATTTATCCTAAGACTATTCCAATGTGGGTTGTTTCCGTATTAATTAGTTTTGCTGTTGCCTTCATCCTTACTTATGTTTATGGTAAGGGTCATTTGAAGGAAGAAGTTGCTGAACAAGATGTTCCAGTAAACGACGCAACTGATTATGCTGAAGAAACTCAAAAGGCTGAAAAGCTTGGTAAGGAACAAATGGCATTAAAGGATGAAGTTATTGCTTCACCAGTTGATGGTACTCCTGAGAGTTTAACTAAAGTTAATGATCAAGTATTCTCTGCTAAGTTAATGGGTGATGGTGCAGCCGTTATTCCAAGTGATGGTACGATCTATTCACCAGTTACTGGTACTGTGACTATTGCTTATGAAACTAAGCATGCTTATGGCATTAAGTCAAACGATGGTGCAGAAGTATTGATTCACATTGGTCTTGATACTGTAAACCTTAAGGGCGAGCACTTCGAAAGTTTCGTTAAGCAAGGTCAAAGAGTTAACAAGGGCGATAAGCTCGGCACAGTTGACTTAGATGCTGTGAAGAAGGCAGGCTATGATACTACTGTCATGGTAGTAATTACTAATACTGCCAACTATGCAAATGTTTCAAGAATTACTGATGCGGGTGACAAGCACGGCGACAAGTTGATTGCTGTTACTGCACACAATTAG
- the groES gene encoding co-chaperone GroES: protein MLQPIGDRVIVKVKKEEEETVGGIVLASNAKKKPTEGEVVAVGEGAYASNGEKIPMAVKKGDVVLYDKYSGTDVEYEGEKYLVLHEKDILAIAK, encoded by the coding sequence GTGTTACAACCAATTGGTGATCGCGTGATCGTTAAAGTTAAGAAAGAAGAAGAAGAAACTGTTGGTGGCATCGTTTTAGCATCAAATGCTAAGAAGAAGCCAACTGAAGGCGAAGTTGTAGCTGTTGGTGAAGGTGCTTACGCATCAAACGGTGAAAAGATTCCAATGGCTGTTAAGAAGGGTGACGTAGTTCTTTACGATAAATACTCAGGCACTGACGTTGAATACGAAGGTGAAAAGTACTTAGTCCTTCACGAAAAAGACATTTTAGCTATTGCTAAGTAA
- a CDS encoding LacI family DNA-binding transcriptional regulator, with the protein MAAKLSDVAKKAGCSVTTVSRVINNHGYLSQKTKDKVFAAMRELNYRPNSIARSLQGKKMKLVGLIFPEITNPFFAELVQDIETTLFKQNYKVILCNAGQNKNKEREYLRMLQANQVDGIIAGAHNLGIDEYQQLGLPIVSFDRKLSDNVPIVSCDNYQGIQLAVRDLMQAGCQKIYFLGNEHKKGNPTDERLDAYLDEAKKYHFTPHIRSVAFSDSSNIKNMQIHDMLVSDRPDGVVCTDDLTAILVLQEAKKLGIDVPNKLKVIGFDGTKQIQTYHSDLSTIAQPIHDIATLLVNLILERIAQPDQKFKQKNYVLPVKLIKSDTTA; encoded by the coding sequence ATGGCAGCAAAATTAAGCGACGTTGCAAAAAAAGCCGGTTGCTCTGTAACTACCGTTTCGCGGGTAATCAACAACCATGGCTATTTAAGTCAAAAAACTAAAGATAAAGTTTTTGCCGCAATGCGGGAATTAAATTATCGTCCCAATTCTATTGCCCGCTCATTACAAGGAAAGAAAATGAAATTAGTAGGTTTGATTTTTCCTGAAATTACTAATCCTTTTTTCGCAGAATTAGTGCAGGATATCGAAACTACTTTATTTAAACAAAATTACAAAGTAATTTTATGCAATGCAGGGCAAAATAAGAATAAGGAACGCGAATATTTACGGATGCTGCAAGCCAATCAGGTAGATGGCATCATCGCTGGGGCTCATAATTTAGGGATTGACGAGTATCAACAATTAGGTTTGCCAATTGTTTCCTTCGACCGAAAATTGTCCGATAATGTTCCGATCGTTAGTTGCGACAATTATCAAGGAATCCAATTAGCTGTGCGTGATCTAATGCAAGCTGGTTGCCAAAAGATTTATTTTTTAGGTAATGAACATAAAAAAGGCAATCCTACTGATGAACGTCTAGACGCTTATTTAGATGAGGCTAAGAAATATCATTTTACGCCTCATATTCGTTCGGTTGCTTTTTCAGATTCTTCCAATATCAAAAACATGCAAATTCACGATATGTTGGTCAGTGATCGGCCTGATGGCGTAGTTTGTACAGATGACTTAACTGCAATTTTAGTTCTACAAGAAGCAAAAAAATTAGGCATTGACGTGCCTAATAAATTAAAAGTAATCGGCTTTGATGGAACTAAGCAAATTCAGACTTACCATTCAGATTTATCTACAATTGCTCAACCAATTCACGATATCGCAACTTTATTGGTTAATTTAATCCTGGAGCGAATTGCACAACCAGACCAGAAATTTAAACAGAAGAATTATGTTTTACCCGTTAAATTGATTAAAAGTGACACGACGGCATAG
- a CDS encoding ATP-binding cassette domain-containing protein — protein sequence MAIKIAKPITTLMFIFLAIIRSCQTLFIAWVVKLLINFATGKSSGLLNIVLLSTFGLFFFLLFDLLYEKVYSKLILEINMKIKSRAALCLIFNPDVAKDVDTSFLTNDLKQIEINKIASELEIITNIIQLTLALIFALYNSALLTIIFLFASFIPGISQRLFGIPIEKSSEKWEQKNSNYTEIVKETQNISETARLYNSRQNIWNRFRSAAFRMEESLFRLNCLRGFSNETVELLAYAFSMLIPTAVGVLLVKENSVTLGTLMMISTLSNSFVNPSISIFYSLNNIKTTKPMWDKFTKLNVVTSKNNRLPFGKFSGLTLKNVYVELGNHSIINNLSLNIKQGEKVLLMAPSGWGKTTLLKTLLGIIPIKKGKYLLNGNDAEKEKSEIHLYFSCINQQPKLLNDTILYNITLGNKISDHQLKNIVNISGLDTLIQEKGLNYIIGQDGKRLSGGQKQRIEIARALYFDRSIIIADEATSALDNRLSQEIHDALTNIKGKTIIEVAHKISDNEKKQFDRIIELDKLN from the coding sequence ATGGCAATTAAAATAGCTAAACCAATAACCACATTGATGTTTATTTTTCTTGCAATAATTCGGTCATGTCAAACGCTTTTCATTGCTTGGGTAGTAAAATTACTAATTAATTTTGCTACAGGTAAAAGTAGTGGTTTACTAAATATCGTTCTTTTAAGCACTTTTGGATTGTTCTTCTTTTTACTGTTTGATCTCTTGTATGAAAAGGTATATTCCAAGTTAATATTGGAAATAAACATGAAGATAAAATCTAGGGCAGCATTATGTTTAATCTTCAATCCAGATGTTGCAAAAGATGTTGATACTTCATTTCTAACAAATGATCTTAAGCAAATTGAAATAAATAAAATCGCTTCAGAGTTGGAAATTATCACAAATATTATTCAGTTGACTTTAGCATTGATTTTTGCGTTATACAATTCTGCTTTGCTGACTATTATATTTCTTTTTGCATCTTTTATTCCAGGAATTTCACAGCGTTTATTTGGTATTCCAATTGAAAAAAGTTCAGAAAAATGGGAGCAAAAAAACAGTAATTACACAGAAATTGTAAAAGAAACACAAAATATTTCTGAGACAGCCCGGCTATATAATTCACGACAGAATATTTGGAATAGGTTTAGATCCGCAGCTTTTCGAATGGAAGAATCATTATTTAGGTTAAACTGTTTGCGTGGCTTTTCAAATGAAACAGTAGAATTACTTGCTTATGCTTTTAGCATGCTGATTCCTACTGCAGTTGGCGTGCTTTTAGTAAAAGAAAATAGTGTTACCTTAGGAACATTAATGATGATTAGTACCTTATCTAATAGTTTTGTCAATCCATCAATTTCAATTTTCTATTCGTTAAACAATATCAAGACAACCAAGCCAATGTGGGATAAGTTTACTAAGTTAAATGTAGTAACAAGTAAAAATAATCGCTTACCGTTTGGAAAATTCTCCGGGTTGACCTTGAAAAACGTATATGTTGAATTAGGAAATCATTCAATTATTAATAATCTTAGTTTAAATATTAAACAAGGTGAAAAGGTGCTATTAATGGCACCATCTGGTTGGGGTAAAACTACATTATTAAAGACTTTATTAGGCATAATTCCAATCAAAAAAGGAAAATACTTATTAAATGGTAATGATGCCGAAAAAGAAAAAAGTGAAATTCATTTATATTTTAGTTGTATTAATCAACAACCTAAATTATTAAATGATACGATTCTATATAATATAACTTTAGGAAATAAAATTTCAGATCATCAGTTAAAAAACATAGTTAATATTTCAGGGCTCGATACTCTTATTCAAGAGAAAGGTTTGAACTATATTATAGGACAAGATGGAAAGAGGTTGTCTGGAGGTCAGAAACAAAGAATTGAGATTGCCAGAGCATTGTACTTTGATCGATCAATTATTATTGCGGATGAAGCAACTTCAGCGTTGGACAATAGGCTTTCTCAGGAAATTCATGATGCATTGACTAACATTAAAGGTAAAACTATTATTGAGGTAGCACACAAGATATCTGATAATGAAAAAAAGCAGTTCGATAGAATAATCGAACTAGATAAACTGAATTAA
- a CDS encoding NlpC/P60 family protein, which yields MKLKSGVIGVLVTGLTVFSINLTSSKIKAAITVPNPKTDYVVKTTSNVYKSNGKRTSFKTRGQIQTGNVPVIESQLYEGKFINVQGTKTINGTAYYKIGPNAYIKQNNVLNYAQEKAKLEAYQAQDDVNDDSDQSTELSSDDVNFDIAWYDNINEDPSPAMFDDSGYHNRVIKNARKLLGYFTYGTGAYRTNFGSWRHPNKNGSTDCSGFVWIVMKRAGYRVGNAPFFTLPMERDAKSTHGYLKKISAKNIRPGDIVIVNTGNGVGQNGHAAIVDGKYDGWDTQIIEEGGNLGVDDVHRSSLGSSLSDKLAKGRITYARPVK from the coding sequence ATGAAGTTAAAAAGTGGAGTTATTGGAGTATTAGTAACTGGATTAACTGTCTTTAGCATTAATCTAACTAGCTCTAAAATAAAGGCAGCGATAACAGTGCCTAATCCTAAGACAGATTATGTAGTTAAAACTACTTCTAATGTGTATAAGAGTAATGGTAAGAGGACCAGTTTTAAGACACGTGGTCAGATACAAACCGGTAATGTTCCAGTAATTGAATCACAACTATATGAAGGCAAGTTCATTAATGTGCAAGGAACTAAGACGATTAATGGTACTGCTTATTATAAGATCGGTCCTAACGCATACATTAAACAAAATAATGTTTTAAATTATGCTCAAGAAAAAGCAAAGCTTGAGGCATATCAGGCACAAGATGATGTGAATGATGATTCAGATCAGTCAACAGAATTAAGCTCTGATGATGTGAATTTTGACATAGCTTGGTATGACAATATTAATGAGGATCCATCTCCAGCGATGTTCGATGATTCAGGATATCATAATAGAGTGATTAAGAATGCTCGTAAATTATTAGGCTATTTCACTTATGGAACAGGTGCATACCGAACTAATTTTGGCAGTTGGCGTCATCCTAATAAAAACGGTTCAACTGATTGTTCAGGATTTGTGTGGATCGTAATGAAGAGAGCAGGATATCGTGTAGGAAATGCTCCATTTTTTACTCTGCCAATGGAACGAGATGCTAAAAGTACTCATGGCTATTTGAAGAAAATTTCTGCCAAGAATATTCGCCCAGGTGATATTGTGATTGTTAATACTGGCAATGGTGTTGGTCAAAACGGACATGCAGCAATTGTTGATGGCAAATATGATGGTTGGGACACGCAAATTATTGAAGAGGGCGGCAACTTAGGTGTAGATGATGTGCACCGCTCTAGTTTAGGTAGCTCACTGAGCGATAAGCTGGCCAAAGGTCGAATCACTTATGCTCGCCCCGTTAAATAG
- a CDS encoding sucrose-6-phosphate hydrolase, with the protein MEWTREKRYLSYQDWDADTLMHLQAQAANSPYQMRYHLHPISGLINDPNGFSYFDGAYHLFYQSYPFGAVHGLKSWWHFKSTDMVHWENLGLGIEPDTMADSHGAYSGSAREIDGKLFIMYTGNHRDENWVRTPYQIGAWMDKNNKVSDKTILFKNPDHITEHFRDPQIIKENDTYYAILGAQDKKEKHGHIDVWKSQDLKNWEELGFLDFTNEDMGYMIECPNIVRVDGKVVVIFCPQGLDKKVAAYDDIYPNMYVIADDIDWENHKLINPGKLHNLDHGFDVYATQAFNSPDGNAYEVSWVGLPDTTYPTDDENWANCLSQVKELHLKSDKLIQTPVKAISSIRKNEASISNQVVSDQAGQQFELELTIKANQSGTLHLAANNDLSNSLQLNFDTKNGKLVLDRAHAGQKVAVDYGESRAITLSPNHDLKLDIFVDHSLIEVFVNDGEKVLTGRYFADQTNKKIAFAQDIDYTGKLWQMQTIL; encoded by the coding sequence ATGGAATGGACAAGAGAAAAACGTTACTTATCTTATCAAGATTGGGACGCTGATACATTAATGCATTTGCAAGCACAAGCCGCAAACTCACCTTACCAAATGCGCTATCATTTGCATCCTATTTCTGGCTTAATTAATGACCCTAATGGATTTTCCTACTTTGATGGTGCTTACCACCTCTTCTATCAATCATATCCATTCGGCGCAGTTCACGGTCTAAAGTCATGGTGGCACTTCAAATCAACTGACATGGTTCACTGGGAAAACTTAGGCTTAGGTATTGAACCAGACACAATGGCTGATTCACATGGAGCTTATTCTGGCTCTGCTCGCGAAATCGATGGTAAGCTTTTCATCATGTATACCGGTAACCACCGCGATGAAAATTGGGTACGTACTCCTTATCAAATCGGTGCTTGGATGGATAAAAATAATAAAGTTTCAGACAAAACCATCCTATTTAAGAATCCAGATCACATCACCGAACATTTTCGCGATCCCCAAATTATCAAAGAAAATGACACTTACTACGCAATTTTAGGTGCCCAAGATAAAAAGGAAAAACACGGTCACATTGACGTTTGGAAGTCTCAGGATCTAAAGAACTGGGAAGAATTGGGCTTCTTAGACTTTACCAACGAAGACATGGGCTACATGATCGAGTGTCCCAACATCGTCCGTGTTGATGGCAAAGTCGTGGTCATTTTCTGTCCTCAGGGTTTAGACAAAAAAGTAGCAGCTTATGATGACATTTACCCAAATATGTACGTTATTGCTGATGATATTGACTGGGAAAATCATAAGTTAATTAATCCAGGTAAATTACACAATTTGGATCACGGGTTCGATGTTTATGCCACTCAGGCCTTTAACTCCCCAGATGGTAATGCCTACGAAGTCAGTTGGGTTGGCTTGCCTGACACTACTTACCCTACTGATGATGAAAACTGGGCTAACTGCTTGAGTCAAGTGAAGGAACTCCACCTAAAGAGTGACAAGTTAATTCAAACGCCAGTTAAGGCAATAAGCAGTATCCGCAAAAACGAAGCAAGCATATCTAATCAAGTAGTAAGCGATCAAGCCGGCCAACAATTTGAACTTGAATTAACAATTAAGGCTAACCAAAGTGGCACTTTACATTTAGCTGCAAATAATGACTTAAGTAACAGTTTACAGCTCAATTTCGATACCAAAAATGGTAAATTAGTATTAGATCGTGCTCATGCTGGGCAAAAAGTAGCAGTTGATTATGGCGAAAGTCGAGCTATTACGCTTTCACCAAATCATGACCTCAAGCTTGATATCTTTGTTGATCATTCATTAATTGAAGTATTCGTTAATGATGGTGAAAAGGTATTGACTGGACGCTACTTTGCCGATCAGACCAACAAAAAAATTGCGTTTGCTCAAGACATTGACTACACTGGCAAGCTTTGGCAAATGCAAACAATTCTTTAA